Proteins encoded within one genomic window of Aquarana catesbeiana isolate 2022-GZ linkage group LG03, ASM4218655v1, whole genome shotgun sequence:
- the LOC141134201 gene encoding olfactory receptor 11L1-like — protein MDELNVTRITTIHLLGFQTPQNIKYLVFFILLMIYCVSVCGNLLIITLVSYSKSLHSPMYFFLSQLSVSDILLITDILPNTLHTVLVEETIISFSGCIVQFYFFAVAGTLQCLLLTVMSYDRYLAICKPLHYTLIMNPRLCWIMIITSWTLIIFVVLINTFTIAMLQFCGPNIINHFFCDLNPILKISCSDTTIIQPVFTTLSAIFVVTPFFIIIISYVYIIITIFEIPSITGRQKVFSTCSSHLTVVFIYFGTLFCVYLVPRRGQLWNNSKFLSLFYTVVTPLMNPIIYSLRNKDFKEVVGKYINLSTNSVQH, from the coding sequence ATGGATGAATTAAATGTAACCAGAATTACCACAATCCACCTGTTAGGATTTCAGACccctcaaaatataaaatatttagttTTCTTTATTCTCCTTATGATTTATTGTGTGTCAGTATGTGGAAACCTCCTGATCATCACATTGGTGTCCTACAGCAAATCGCTCCATtctcccatgtacttcttcctctcccagctCTCTGTATCGGATATCTTACTGATAACTGACATTCTTCCTAACACACTCCATACTGTTTTGGTAGAAGAAACTATCATATCATTTTCTGGTTGTATTGTCCAGTTTTATTTCTTTGCTGTTGCAGGAACTTTGCAGTGTCTTCTTCTGACAGTGATGTCTTATGACAGATATTTGGCCATCTGTAAACCGTTACATTATACTTTGATAATGAACCCTCGACTTTGCTGGATCATGATTATCACAAGTTGGACTTTAATCATTTTTGTTGTATTAATCAACACTTTTACAATAGCAATGCTACAATTTTGTGGTCCCAATATTATTAATCACTTTTTTTGTGATCTCAATCCAATCTTGAAAATTTCTTGCTCTGATACCACCATTATTCAACCAGTTTTTACAACGTTGAGTGCCATATTTGTTGTCACCCCATTCTTTATAATCATTATATCATATGTTTATATTATAATCACCATTTTTGAAATCCCATCTATTACTGGCCGTCAGAAAGTTTTCTCAACATGCAGCTCCCACCTGACTGTGGTTTTCATCTACTTTGGTACCCTATTTTGTGTGTACCTGGTACCTAGAAGAGGACAGTTGTGGAATAATTCCAAATTCCTATCATTATTTTATACTGTAGTCACCCCACTGATGAATCCAATTATTTATAGCCTAAGGAATAAGGACTTCAAAGAAGTTGTGGGGAAATATATCAACCTTTCTACAAATTCTGTTCAACATTAA